One segment of Lachancea thermotolerans CBS 6340 chromosome E complete sequence DNA contains the following:
- the ATG11 gene encoding autophagy protein ATG11 (similar to uniprot|Q12527 Saccharomyces cerevisiae YPR049C ATG11 Peripheral membrane protein required for delivery of aminopeptidase I (Lap4p) to the vacuole in the cytoplasm-to-vacuole targeting pathway also required for peroxisomal degradation (pexophagy)) — translation MAGDNAVIYNAITGACVSANIRLFLGVEDLQRFTSQQFMIPIDQCFILLPYGVKLKKASFLNCRRQPERAEFYVFDRRLFSFAQDPSSGEGRVDSQELETLLDSVTRSCNVTLIKPITSPLLEVANMTNNLDHRKITSLLTTNMGWLSALEIDAHYFYSMIHSTISEMRNIFQCMTICTQYLKLYCYDIEKLHDSNVEFLNQLTKDSSVYRWRRVFEEVLKKLNTVNSEKEERLSDFLSIEDLESHSNNFLATNKVISSKLQQLKGQINESLDKRQHISLKLQSLKSQFEEPASNYEMESHMMERFDEMIYDLKKSTRETLEMGSDEISPELLVTISQKILEDKNSVIPKLFTVAQSLYLQAEELLAKKRQLQEQVMFVLSQTAFVQFHILGVKRALLKECNQQLESLQELELRLSQVEDFPIFYGLRLIEQLRRNNWLGQLEKLERNMRQEFQVISEAEEKYRQKWDETFGQLAHISNMTNADLVGFKDFPTPNPKRWSSSELASTIVTTEKIEKYLAQLSQRDISADSITLLKKNFVNANRVSVTSNQFSSLTSFDWNVSKPAESDVIKGYQIRIRKLEALLHDAKFSNINAWPSGVINNTILTAFENNVPPVNVKMNMLLSGEKEGGCYVQEEAGKEISRLKRELGNQKEETTLFREESRKMQTQLVDLEDERNAYQETLKTLNQEISKLTLEREQKKLAQDELLIKIKGDIETVNKLNTSLVNEFDSWKDKCNRLSELNDDLHSRIAHQEDTFREEKLNLEGDLSDLRKEVASLKTANEALVSEQASLKSSNIVNLSKALNDRMQSKLFEIFSSDVYILENIGLLLSQLDESHFQITRVKGLRKGQVQGELDESTLESKVSPSIKSNVFQAVKSFYEASVHSGDFESQKDFLASIDKLFENGLYEASVIKRFKDIEALAKKLTKENKFKRGLLETYQREKITIKNFQVGDMALFLPTQDVPDSVASSVSSLTSSFSSVDLSTPPPLGANSSHAVNSHNKGKKIHDGSRPWAAFTAFDDSTRYLLRDNEKFTLDRDWFVGKITSVERSTSSETSSTTYKLPKGTNWVQVTAEFITAKNF, via the coding sequence ATGGCTGGAGACAATGCTGTGATCTATAATGCTATCACGGGGGCTTGCGTAAGCGCTAATATCCGATTGTTTTTAGGTGTGGAAGACCTACAGCGTTTTACAAGTCAACAGTTTATGATCCCCATCGACCAATGTTTTATCTTACTGCCTTATGGGGTTaagttgaaaaaggcttcttttttgaactgtCGCAGACAGCCAGAAAGAGCTGAGTTTTATGTGTTTGACAGGAGACTTTTTTCATTTGCGCAGGACCCAAGTTCCGGGGAAGGTCGTGTGGACTCACAAGAGCTGGAAACTTTGTTAGACAGTGTTACCAGATCTTGTAATGTAACCCTCATAAAGCCTATCACTTCTCCGCTGCTCGAAGTTGCCAACATGACTAATAATCTAGACCATCGCAAGATCACAAGTCTTTTAACAACTAACATGGGCTGGCTCAGTGCTCTCGAAATAGACGCACATTACTTCTACTCGATGATCCATAGCACTATTTCTGAGATGCGGAATATTTTTCAGTGTATGACTATCTGCACACAATACCTGAAGCTTTACTGCTACGATATAGAAAAGCTACATGATTCCAATGTTGAGTTCTTAAATCAACTTACCAAAGATAGCAGCGTTTATCGATGGAGAAGGgtatttgaagaagttttgaagaagctcaacacAGTGAACAGCGAGAAGGAAGAACGGCTCAGTGATTTTTTGAGTATTGAAGACCTTGAGAGCCATTCCAATAACTTTTTAGCAACAAACAAGgtgatttcttcaaagctacAACAATTGAAGGGCCAAATTAATGAGAGCCTCGATAAAAGGCAGCACATTTCATTAAAACTGCAAAGTTTAAAGTCTCAATTTGAAGAGCCTGCGTCGAACTACGAGATGGAGAGCCATATGATGGAAAGGTTTGATGAAATGATTTACGATCTCAAAAAAAGCACGCGTGAAACACTGGAGATGGGATCAGATGAAATCTCACCTGAGTTACTCGTAACCATATCGCAGAAAATCCTTGAAGACAAGAATTCTGTCATACCCAAACTTTTCACCGTTGCGCAGTCACTTTACCTTCAAGCCGAGGAATTACTTGCTAAAAAAAGACAGTTGCAAGAACAGGTCATGTTTGTGTTGAGCCAGACAGCTTTCGTTCAGTTTCATATCTTGGGTGTCAAAAGAGCTCTCCTCAAAGAATGTAATCAGCAACTTGAATCATTgcaagagctggagcttCGTCTGTCTCAGGTTGAGGATTTTCCCATTTTTTATGGATTGCGACTCATTGAGCAGTTAAGGAGGAATAATTGGCTTGGacagcttgaaaaactcgagCGAAATATGCGGCAAGAATTCCAGGTCATTAGTGAGGCAGAGGAAAAGTACCGTCAAAAATGGGATGAGACATTTGGGCAACTGGCTCATATCTCCAACATGACTAATGCTGATCTTGTTGGCTTCAAAGATTTTCCCACCCCAAACCCCAAGAGGTGGTCAAGTTCAGAACTAGCCTCCACAATTGTCACAACAGAAAAGATTGAAAAATACTTAGCGCAACTTTCGCAGAGAGATATTTCAGCAGACAGCATaacgcttttgaagaaaaattttgttaATGCTAACAGAGTCTCGGTCACATCTAACCAATTCTCAAGCCTTACGTCTTTCGATTGGAATGTTTCCAAGCCCGCTGAATCAGATGTTATTAAAGGGTATCAAATCAGGATCAGGAAGTTAGAGGCTTTATTACATGACGCAAAGTTCTCCAACATAAATGCTTGGCCCTCCGGAGTAATAAACAACACAATCTTGACTGCTTTCGAAAACAATGTGCCTCCAGTTAATGTGAAAATGAACATGTTGTTGTCGGGTGAAAAGGAAGGTGGTTGTTATGTTCAAGAGGAGGCTGGAAAAGAAATCTCGAGGCTCAAGAGAGAACTTGGGAACCAGAAGGAGGAGACTACGCTATTCAGAGAGGAGTCTAGAAAGATGCAAACGCAGCTAGTCGATTTGGAAGATGAGAGAAACGCATATCAGGAGACACTAAAGACGTTAAATCAAGAGATATCAAAATTAACCCTTGAACGCgagcagaaaaagctaGCCCAAGACGAACTTCTCATCAAAATAAAAGGGGATATTGAAACTGTTAATAAATTGAACACGTCTCTTGTTAATGAGTTCGACTCATGGAAAGACAAGTGCAACAGACTGAGCGAGCTCAACGATGACCTTCATTCAAGAATCGCCCACCAGGAGGATACGTTTAGGGAGGAGAAGCTAAATCTCGAGGGAGATTTATCAGATCTACGAAAAGAAGTTGCTTCCTTGAAGACCGCTAATGAAGCACTTGTGAGTGagcaagcttctttgaagtcttcGAATATAGTTAATCTCTCGAAAGCCCTCAATGATCGGATGCAatcaaagctctttgagatATTTTCCAGCGACGTGtacattttggaaaacattgGCCTTTTATTGTCTCAGCTTGATGAatctcattttcaaattaCGCGTGTTAAAGGCCTTCGTAAAGGCCAAGTGCAAGgtgagcttgatgaaagTACCTTAGAAAGTAAAGTGTCACCTTCCATCAAGAGTaatgttttccaagctgtGAAGTCATTCTATGAAGCTTCAGTTCATTCAGGCGATTTCGAGTCACAAAAAGATTTTTTAGCAAGCATTGACAAATTGTTTGAAAATGGGTTGTATGAGGCCTCAGTAATAAAGcgcttcaaagacattgaagCTCTGGCGAAAAAACTgaccaaagaaaacaagtttAAAAGAGGTTTACTCGAAACTTATCAGCGGGAAAAGATCACAATAAAAAATTTCCAAGTTGGAGACATGGCCTTATTTCTTCCTACGCAAGACGTTCCAGATTCGGTGGCATCATCTGTCTCCTCTCTTACCTCCTCGTTTTCTTCTGTCGACCTTTCAACACCGCCTCCCTTGGGAGCTAACTCTTCACATGCTGTTAATAGCCACAACAAAGGGAAAAAAATACACGATGGTTCAAGACCTTGGGCAGCCTTTACCGCATTCGATGACTCAACTCGCTACTTGCTGCGAGACAACGAAAAGTTCACACTAGATAGAGACTGGTTCGTCGGTAAAATTACTTCAGTGGAGCGTAGTACATCGAGCGAAACGAGTTCGACCACCTATAAGCTTCCTAAAGGGACCAACTGGGTCCAGGTAACCGCCGAATTCATTACGGCTAAAAACTTCTAA
- the MAK3 gene encoding peptide alpha-N-acetyltransferase MAK3 (similar to uniprot|Q03503 Saccharomyces cerevisiae YPR051W MAK3 Catalytic subunit of N-terminal acetyltransferase of the NatC type required for replication of dsRNA virus) has product MGIRYQPLNISNANELKHIQRLIDADLSEPYSIYVYRYFLNQWPELCFLAFSNDTENPVGCVVCKYETHRGARLRGYIGMLAVDQKYRRRGIAKKLVEQAIQKMQEIGCDEIMLETEVENTTALQLYEGMGFIRLKRMFRYYLNQGDAFKLILPLTERSCTRTTFLLQPETAFA; this is encoded by the coding sequence ATGGGTATTCGGTACCAGCCTTTGAACATTTCAAATGCTAATGAGCTGAAACACATCCAAAGATTGATTGATGCAGATCTTAGCGAGCCTTACTCAATATACGTTTACAGATACTTCTTAAACCAGTGGCCAGAGCTGTGCTTCTTAGCTTTCAGCAATGACACAGAGAACCCTGTTGGTTGCGTGGTCTGTAAATATGAAACTCACAGAGGAGCCAGGCTCCGAGGATATATCGGAATGTTAGCAGTCGATCAAAAGTACAGAAGGCGGGGGATTGCGAAAAAGCTTGTGGAGCAGGCCATCCAGAAAATGCAGGAGATTGGTTGCGATGAGATTATGCTTGAAACAGAGGTTGAAAACACAACCGCACTACAGCTATATGAGGGAATGGGGTTTATCCGCTTAAAGCGCATGTTCAGATACTACCTTAATCAAGGAGATGCCTTTAAACTCATTCTGCCGCTTACAGAGAGGAGCTGTACCAGGACCACATTTCTGTTACAGCCTGAGACTGCCTTTGCTTGA
- the POL30 gene encoding proliferating cell nuclear antigen (highly similar to uniprot|P15873 Saccharomyces cerevisiae YBR088C POL30 Proliferating cell nuclear antigen (PCNA) functions as the sliding clamp for DNA polymerase delta may function as a docking site for other proteins required for mitotic and meiotic chromosomal DNA replication and for DNA repair) codes for MLEGKFEEASLFKRIIDSFKDCVQLVNFNCNEHGIAAQAVDDSRVLLVSLSIGTESFQEFRCDRGVTLGVDLSSLSKILRCGNNNDNLTLIADDTPDSVLLLFEDTKKDRISEYSLKLMDIDADFLDIEGMEYDTVITMPSAEFAKVVRDLNQLSDSLNILVTKDTVKFVAEGDIGSGSVIVKPHTDMDKPQESVKVELDKPVDLTFGSKYLLDIIKGAGLSDQITIKLSAETPALFEFSLQSGYLQFFLAPKFNEEE; via the coding sequence ATGCTAGAAGGTAAATTTGAGGAAGCTAGTCTGTTCAAGAGGATCATCgactctttcaaggacTGTGTCCAGTTGGTCAACTTCAATTGTAACGAGCACGGAATTGCTGCGCAAGCCGTGGACGACTCCAGAGTTCTGCTGGTATCGCTGTCTATTGGCACAGAATCGTTCCAAGAGTTCAGATGCGATAGAGGTGTTACTCTAGGTGTCGACTTGTCGTCCCTATCTAAGATTCTTCGTTGTGGTAACAACAACGACAACCTCACTCTAATCGCGGACGACACGCCAGACTCTGTCCTGTTGCTGTTTGAGGACACTAAGAAGGATCGCATAAGTGAGTACTCGCTGAAGCTGATGGACATCGATGCCGACTTCTTGGACATCGAGGGCATGGAGTACGACACTGTGATCACCATGCCATCGGCAGAGTTCGCGAAGGTGGTGCGCGATTTGAACCAGCTCAGTGACTCCCTCAACATCTTGGTGACGAAAGACACCGTGAAGTTCGTTGCCGAAGGTGACATTGGGTCCGGTTCCGTTATTGTTAAACCACACACCGACATGGATAAGCCCCAGGAAAGTGTCAAGGTGGAGCTGGACAAGCCTGTCGACCTCACTTTTGGTTCCAAGTATTTGTTGGATATCATCAAAGGTGCGGGTCTATCTGACCAAATCACAATCAAGCTGTCGGCGGAGACCCCAGCACTCTTTGAGTTCAGCTTGCAAAGCGGGTACTTGCAATTTTTCCTGGCTCCTAAGTTCAACGAAGAGGAGTAG
- the NHP6B gene encoding high-mobility group nucleosome-binding protein (highly similar to uniprot|P11632 Saccharomyces cerevisiae YPR052C NHP6A High-mobility group non-histone chromatin protein functionally redundant with Nhp6Bp homologous to mammalian high mobility group proteins 1 and 2 acts to recruit transcription factor Rcs1p to certain promoters), whose product MSAPREAKKRTTRRKKDPNAPKRALSAYMFFANENRDIVRAENPGVTFGQVGRLLGDKWKALTDEEKQPYEAKHAADKKRYESEKELYNATKA is encoded by the coding sequence CCCCAagagaagccaagaagagaaccaccagaagaaagaaggaCCCAAATGCCCCAAAGAGAGCGTTGTCTGCGTACATGTTCTTCGCTAACGAGAACAGAGATATCGTCCGCGCCGAGAACCCCGGTGTAACGTTCGGGCAGGTGGGCCGTCTACTGGGTGACAAGTGGAAGGCGCTCACCGACGAGGAGAAGCAGCCTTACGAGGCCAAGCACGCGGCCGACAAGAAGAGATACGAGTCCGAGAAGGAGCTCTACAACGCCACCAAGGCGTGA